The DNA window CAGCCTACAAATTTCCTTAACAATAACTTTCATGGCCCTGTTTTCAAGATTCTCCTCAGGACTCCCTCTGCCCCACAAATATCAAGGGCAAGCTTTCATcccaaagaaatttttcttgtaCTGCAGAGTAGGCAGAGACATACTAGCGCTCCCAAAAAAAACAGTGTCTTCACAAACCATTCAagtaatatacatatattaacATAATACTACAATTTGACACTGAAAAACTAGGTCTTGAGCAATGATTTGGCTCCTTGCATAGGAGCTCCAATGAAATGGATCACATTCCATTTTTTGGCAAAAGCTTTTCTACCCTTCTTAcaaaaaggaaggcaagagaagtCTGTCCTTCCAGTCATTTGTAATTCCAGAAGCTTCTAAAGACGCTCTAAAAGAAGTTCCAAATATCACACCAACCTTCACGTACTCAACAGCTCTAGGAGAGAAGTCACAGgcatatgcaaaaatattcagatcTTCCTCTAAGAGTGGGAACAAGCAGTTCCCAACCCCACAGCCTGCTTCCAGAATGGTCAGTTTCTGATCTGCaaactgaggaggaagaaatccAAGATAAAGTgcatcatttttgttttcctcacgATACGAGCAGAGACATTGTTcaatcagcattttaaaagctataaTCAATTTTAATTACCAGTGATTCAAAAACTGAAGTAGGCATCCATTGGATAATCTGACACTACAAAACAGAAATCTTGACTTCTGCAAAATTACAAATTGTTCtagaatatattaatatttctttagtCATCTACCCCTTAAGTAATCAACAGATTGTTGTACCATTTCTGTCTTGTCTTTCATTCAGCTATAATGAACAGATGCATCTGGCTATTCCCCTTAATGATGTTTTGCAATTATCCTGTAATTCTGGATGCTTTTCATTAAAGTAGTGTTCTGAAGCACACCAACTTGCATCTGAAAACGTCACACCACAGAGagacaaatgttttatttaggaCATAAAACAAGTATTCCAGATTTCATTCTTAGCACCCATTATGGGTCAATTATAAACTGAAAACGAACTGATGCATCTGATTCTTATATCTTTGATATTAAGAGAGACTACACAGGGCACTGCAAACTTAACATGTGACAGCTCTTACCGTAATGACTTTGTTAAAAGTATTATTAAATCATGTGGAAACAATCAATCCCATCTTTTACAGAGGAAGTGTATAGATCTTACCTCCCGACATGCTTTTAACTCTTGAAACTCTCTGGTTGTCCAATGCCTGTCTTTGAAGAAGTTGGTgctgtttcttttgtaaaatagATCCCAGTTCTTCTGTGCCTCTTTCTCCAGTTTTAGTTGTTTGAACTCAGACACCAAAACCTGATCTTTTGCCAGTCTCTCAGCTTCCTCTGGGCTAAGGATTCTTGCACTATGGCCCTTTTTTTGGAAAGCACCATCTTCAGTAGATGTTGTTGTTATATTTAAGCAATTGGGTGATGTGCTTTCTTGGAACATCCTAGATTCTTTCACACAAATGTGAATGCCAAAGACCcaagggtgattttttttctttagtgtatGTTTCCATCACTTAAATTCGGTAAAATAACCGAGGAtctaaaagcagaagaaaaaatgagagagagttACAATGTGCACTTGTTACGAGTTTACGGTGATCTGTCCTACCTGATGGACTGCAATGACACCAgatttctcttaatttcagaaattctcCATCGAAACTAACAACTGCATATGACATCATATTGATGTCAAAGTTAAAGAAGATTCTTAAGTGAGTCTGCTGGTCTTCCCCCTGCATCCTAGAAAGCCACCTAACAAGAGAAAGATGGTGCAGCTCTAAGCTTATTTTCACTAAAATTGACTTTAAATGGAAAGCAAGGACTGTGGTTCTTGTTAACCCCAGTTAGAACACCTCAGAAAAATCGTAACTAAAAAAAACAGGTGACACTTTAAAGTCCCATTAAAGTTGATAAAACAAACTGTATTCACATtagcatttttccttcctgctctcaCCTCTGTGAGAAAACACTGGtgaaaacatcagcatttaTAACACCATACCACTCAAACGAGAGAACAAAACCAGTACTGTGGCCAAAATGCCCATAGCCGGCCTGTGTCAGCACTCCTTCCACTGCCCCCTCCTGAAGATCCATGCCAGTTTTAACAATCACAGGTGGTTTTACTTTCAGAAGTTAACAATAACGGAGCAATGAAAAGAGTTCTGCGTAGGCTAGGAAGGGATCCAAATCTTTTCTCTGATGTTAAACCAGTTCTGACCCCTGCCTTGCCACAAACATCCAGATCCTGGAAGATGGCACATGTGAGTTAAATCCTGCACAGGTCAGTAACTCCCAGGGAAGCCCAGGCAGCCAAAACGTGTCACTCATGTACCTCAGCACCCAGAACCAGGCATCAGTGTCATTTCaccaaaatggaaataagaaaaatacaccCAACAgtacccaccaaaaaaaaaagcagtaaaaaaaaaaaaaagcaaaaaaactaCCAGTACTTTGCTTACATATTTATCTTACATGATACAAACACAAACGtgtgcaaatgaaataaagaactgTCAAAGTTTTGTCCAGCTTGATGGGAGACAGAtgacacttttttccttcaaaaacaaCGGAAAAGGTTACAGAGATGAGGCTCCcttgaaagaaaatcttctcAAAAAGAGTATATCCTCAACAAAATGCTTAATTCTACTGCGTGCCTGGCACGCTACAAAAAGATCAACGTTTATATTTCTTCATAGGAcaagctagaaaaaaataatccaagctAGTCCTTTCACTGACCCATTTGCCCTCAGAAAACGCTGTGGTGTGAAGTTAGCACAATGATAAACACTTTTTAACAGCCAATGTTTAGGCTAAAGAGCCTTTTAAAGGTGCTTAATCCAGCCCTAAGACCGCAAGCAGATAATACCTCTCTGCAAGCCCCCCAGAGCCCCCACAGGGAAACCGGCTTCCCGCCAACAGCTCTTCCCTCagaggggccggggccgccaCCGCCGCGCTCAATAGCCCGGCAGGGAAggcccctcctgccctgccctcccgAGGGTGGGGAGCGCCGGGCTCCCCCCCTCTCCTCCGAGTCCTCCCCCTCCGCGGGgacagcagcccctgcccggcccAGCACCCCCGCCTTGCCTTGCCTCGCCCCGCTGTacccgccgccgccagccccggaGCAGTTTCCCAGCTGCACTCGGCACCCGGAAGGGCGCCGAACGGCAGCGCAcggaggagaggaagggaccggccgggccgggaggggacaggacaggacGGGGACCATGAACGGCTCGGCGAACTCGCTGCTGGACAAGGAGGGTCACCCGCTGCAGCTGGGCGAGAGCTTCGAGCGGCGGCCCAAGGCCTTCTTCCACACCATCCGCTGTGAGCGCCACCCCCTCTCCCTTCCGGCGGGCTTCGCTGTGGCTGCCCCttctttcccccctctccttccGTCCTCTCCTCACGCTCCCCGCGTCCCGTCTCCCTGCCGCCTGCCTCGACGGCGCTTCCCCTTCTGGCGCACTCGCCCCTCCTGCCAACAAGCCCCCTGTCCTCGGACTCCTTCCCGCGTggcggccccgcggcggggggcagTACCTGCCCGACGCCCCACCATCCTCACCGAGGTTTCCTCCCGGGGTCCCGCCGCGGCTTCTTACTCGTTAAAGGGCCGTCCCCTCCCTGCCGGCATGGGGGGCCTCTAGCGCGCCGCGACGAAGCCTTCCCGTTGCCCTGACaatcccccccgcccctttgTTCCTCACCACCTCTTTCGCGCCGCCACCCCAGGGCTTCGTCCCCCCGCAGCGTCCGCCTCCCCTAGCGCCTGTCTGCCCCCTGACACCCCCCACCGTCGGCGCCTATTTTCCCTCCCACGAGTGTTTTCCCCACAGAGATGACCATCTCCGGCGGGCAAcgtggggggagaaggggaaggtggaTGCCAGCTGAGAGTactggtggggaggaggtttgGGCGAGGGCAGGCCGAGGAGAACGAACGGCTTATGAAGTTTCTCGTAAAATGTATGTGAAAGGAGCACAAAGCTATCCCCTCCATAAGGGAGTGgcttgctaatttttttttaaattatttttttattttattttaattttatggcaGTTCCAGGACAGGTCACCGCATGCCGTGGGCCTGGCGGGAGTTCCTGGAGAGGAGTGGGGCTGGTCGGCAGCCCAGATGCccacagtttgatttttaactgGTTATTTTTGCGCTGAGGCAACATGTAACCCAGCAGCCCCGTCCTTGGCTGTGTCAACTCCAGCCCGCAGTAATAAATCATTTCCTAGGAAAGCGAGCAGAAATTACTCAAATGCATAGACTACTGCCTAATAAGATACAATCTGAGGTAGGGTCTTGAGCAGTTATGAAGTTTTTGAATAACTGGAATAATATGTGGTTTTTAAAGACACCAGCTATTATTCTAACCATTCATTGGgtgcatttaatttcatattagAAGATTGTTTTGAAGACGAGCTCACTGTATCTCTGTACTTGAATACTGTGGGCAAGAAATTGCTTCTTCATCCCCTAAATGAGTCCAGGATTTGAAATGAGTAGTAAGTCACCAACAGTAAATGAAAGTAATACTAAACTTATGTCTCAGTAGCTTTGTATTAAGGTGGGGAATTTATACAGTTAACAGTAGGATTTTTTGTTGTATGATGCATAATCCTAGGGCCGGTCTCATGGCCTGTATTCATACACTACGAGTAAGTAATTTTGGTGATATTAGTCACCCGAGTGCAACTTGAAAGTACAGCTTTCTAGATTGAGCTGTTACTCAAGCAGATGGTCGAGGAGTGAGGCAAAGTTATTTTGCTCAATAGTAAACTCTGTCTAGTGGATTAATActtaaattttgtttgtttcaccCCTCTGGTTATACGTAATTCCACCATGTTAAAAAATGCCATACCATATGTTTGGTACATTTAACTGTTTATACATAACACTAAACAGTTTTATTCAGCACTAACATACTAGCaaatttccatttataaatcaaaattttaaaatagctgaacTCTCAAATGAATGAGGTTGTTGTCTGATAGTGTATGAATTATACCCAAGCCATATCCAGACAGAAGTACGCTGGATGTCTAGAATTGAAAGTGCTTCAATAATCAATTTCTTAAGGGACTGCAAAGTCAGAGCTCTTCAGACTATAACTGGAagaatgcagttttatttcaaaagagcTTTCTGTATGCTGTATTTTCCATCTGTGACTTTCAAGTGAGATCTCTTCATTTCttggttatatttttttttttttcttattgttgaTCTGGAATTATTTATGTGGGATCCAAGCATTATATTGGTCCTGTAATCCTCTTCACATAAACTACAAGAGGATTTTTGTAAGCTAAATTTGTTTCGGCcttcttaaaatacttcattcCTTTGTGTAATGTTTATGAAATACTGTACTGAAAAACTGGATTATCCCTGGAACACACATCTTAAAACATTTGACTTTTGGAAAAAGGACTGTGGGTACATTTGGGGGGACATACATGCACTCAAATTTACAGCACGTACACCTGGTAAGCtaaccaaatgaaaacaatttgttGAGCATTTGTTTAGAGTAACTCTATTTTGCTGATACCTGAGAAATAAGTGTGATAGTGATATTCCTTCTAATTTAGTGACTGTGCTGTTGAAACTCTTGATCCTTTTTTGGCAAAGACACTAGCTCTGGTACggctggtttgttttatttagcaaGCTTGCACATAAAGTAGGTGGGAAACAATAGCTAGAAATAGATTGCTCAGATGAAAATAAAGGCTATGATTTGGTCTGGCAGTTAAGGCATGAGGATTAAGTCAAGTGTGCCTGATTCTGCTTGTTGTGTTGTCAAAGTAAAACTCAATTAGACATTAATGTCCTCTTAATGAGAATTTATTACAAGCTGGgggtttgggagtttttttttctgcaaatgtgcttttcatagtggaattatatttaatttttttctgagatattaattttttaccTAATGCAGTAATTAAAAGGCTTGATCATGAACATGATTGTACATCTTCATCCAGAGATGCTAGAATTTAATAGaggcttattttaaaaacagacaaaacaaccGCTGTCTGATCTTATTTCACTTTGTCTAAATCCTCTGTCAAAATATTACAAGTTCTGAtagttttttctggtttttatggCTCATCAGCATGACAGAATAATGAGggtaaaaatactttttaaattaaaatattcttagtTTCAGATGAATACACTAAACAGAAGTACCTTGTTTGGTGGGACAAAGCATTCTATACAATACAGCAAAAATACTTCAAACCAAGGTTAGTTTAAAGCTATTACAGTGTCTCACCTTAGTCATATTTTCCATCCACAGTGGCTTTGGACTAGCATGGAGCCTGCTGAAGTAAGATCAGCACCTCTGTTTTCCTTATAGGTGAGATCTGAGGTCTCCTCTACCCTTGAGGAGGTATCGTGGAGGCAAGATGGCTGTTAAATAGCCAGAAATATCAGTAAGGCTAAATGAGTTGGTGTTACTAAATTAGTCTTTGTCACAGAGAGAATCCTCAGGTTTGTAAGTTGATACTCTTTTGAGATGCGTGGTACAGTTTTACACTTGCCTGCAAAATTAAATGTCACTCAAAGCCTGGAGTTTGGAGAAGTCTACTTTTGGTCTTCAAACACAAGATGTAGaatcttatttccattttaaaaaggaagtttaGAATCTGGTACCATCATATGACCGGGGCGCTGAGCATAGACACATTGTACTGGTGCATTATTCCACCCCTACTGTAAACACTAACGTATATTTTAGCATTCCCTATAATCACAGTAAATGTGCAGTGACTCTTTGCAGGGCAGGATAACACTTCTGAAGACTCTAAGAAATGTAATCGcaattgttttcctctttagaTGATTTTAAGCCAGCATCGATTGATACATCTTGCGAGGGGGACCTCCAAGTGGGTAAAGGAGATGACGTAACAATCACATTGCCGCATATTCCTGTAAGTTTCTTACACGTGTCCTTGTTTACTCTCCAACAAATTTGCAGTGTAGTTACAGTCTAatgttattttcactttcatcTTTGTTAATACAAGTGGTTTCAATATTTGCGCAGCCAGACTTGTAGTGTGTTACCTTAGGAAAGGACTGTACAGTTGAATATTTGTAAAGGGTTACGTTTGTAAGGCTACAGTCTGTTCTTTACTTTCGATTCCTTCCTTCCTACTCTTCCTTGAATAATAAGAACACTTTTACTGTTAGCTGAAGCTCTATACTTGGTTTCCATCCATTTTTAGTGCTATGGCTTAATGAAAAAAGGCAGAGTAATTTGGGCTTTACTCAAGGTTTGATATTCAGAAGCCACAGGTAGACCTGTAAGCATATTCTTCCCATTACTAAAACTTACAGATAGCATAGGGGATTCCCTGCTTTTAGCTGTATCAGTGGAAGTGACGAGGGCAGTTCTGGTGAGTGGCAACAAAGTGGTTTACCATCTACTTCCTCCTCAAATTATGCTGTAAAGATCTACTGTGTGAGGATGATGGtcaaacagcaataaaacaaGTGGCAAAACTGTTTATACATGCAGCTGTTTTGTAATTGAAGGTTCAGTGGTTTCCTTACCAAAATGAAAGTGCTTGCATGCTGGAACTAGATTTGTTTATTAGCTGAAGTTAATGCTGTGTGTCAAGCCAATAAACCAGAATTCACAGACATCGATGGGTTTGGTGGTTGCAGAGGGCCACCAGTCAGTTTGGGAGCCATGTGTCAGATCCTTTTGGTGTTATTTATTCTAGCATGTTTAATTGGTAGGTGATGATACTGCAATAATTCTCACTGAATGAGGCTTTAGCCTGCTTCCCCCGCTCCTGTTTTTTATATGGCTTTAGTCACCTTTAGTGCTGCAGGAGGTTACATACTGGTTTTTGTCTATAAAAACAATGAGCATGGTAGTGCTATTTGAGGGCCAGTAACAATACAATTGATATCAGTGTCATTCATGTTGGATTGACTGAGAACAGTGTTGTTCATTCATCTTCTGTGTTGAATAACATCACTTGTAATGACGCTTTCCGAATCTCTGTACTGATGAGTTTAATTTGATTGTCTTCTCATGAGTAAGAACAGCTTTAAGCTTACGGCGGGCTTCGGAGGCCTAGGCAGCTAACTGCATTGAATGCAGCCCCTCTGCATATGTTGTTCCAAGGCAGTGCTGCCTCTGTTCCGGGCAGAGAGTTGGAAAACATTGAACATACTGGAAAAGATTGAGAAGTTTTGAGATCATTTCATCCTGACAAGTTTTACTTAATTTCTTGGATCCTGCTTTGGTTCTCAGTTGCTCAACAGCTGGATAGCATTCAGATTCGAAGTTGGTTTTTGAAATTGCCTGGTCCCTGAGGATATCTGTGATAATTTGTTCAGTGGAGATATATTGGTGTCCCTTGCTGCTTGGATAAAGTGAAGTACTATTTCTACATGTGGATTTAGTAGCTTTAATATTAGATAAACAGTCTTGGTTGGGGAagtgaagaatttctgtttGTTAAAAAACCCTCACGTGTGAAAGCATCAGATTGATTAAATGTCACCTGTTTCACTGACCTCCTCCTCCTATTCTGTAATCAGCAGAATCTGTAAGCCAGTGTTATTTAGGCACTAACATAAAAactaaacatttcattttaagtagAAGGGTGGGACTGTTAATTTGCTTAAGCAGGGTtctatttctgcttatttttttagctgaaatCACAGTCTTTGCTGAGTTAGGAGGTTTCTGGGTAGCAGAATGATAGCCAACAAGCTTTGatcaattttcattaaatttgtGCATTATACATTTCCTGACTTAGTTGTCAACAGCAAGCGGGATTTGACTTGCAGCTTGCTTTTTATTCTCTAAAATGTTGCTTTCCTCTCTTAAAAGTAGGaatgataaaaatgtaaaatgtcttTGAAGACTAGACTTTTCTGAGACATCTTCTCTGAATCGTATCTGTATCTCTTACTGTATCTTTGTTgggaattcagatttttcaccCTTACTGCTCCGAGgtcattttaaattcaaacatATTCTATGTATTAGCAACACAGAGAATAGGAATTGCATTCTGAGTGATTAAAACATGACTGTTAATTTTTGCTACTTAGAATAAAATGTAGAAGAgtgcagttttttcttttctccctgatTTTGGTTGCTTTCCTACAGCATGTGCAAAGATGCATgtgaataaacttttttttttttttaaatttcttttgtacAGTAGCTATACATAACAGAGAAGTCTAAGGAGGTTTCATAGCCAAGAACTTATTTCTGTATATCCCCTTTGAGTAACATGTCATTTTTTGACCTGGCCAGGTACGTGTCTGTGCTGCTATGTGCAGATAGACCATAGATTCTGCCTCCCGTAACACCAAAAACCGGTGTATGAGCCAGCCTGTGCATGGATGCAGTACAGCTGAGCATAATCTCAGCAGTATCAGTTAGCCAGCATGCACCACCAcatgagtttgtttttattgcttctcAGTCTAAGCCATTTGGCTTTTATGGCTCTATGCAGCACTGTGTGGATTTGGGGACTTTCTGGAAGGTGTCAAAATACCCATTTGCTTTGAGAAGACATTTTGGTATAATTGCATGGCATCTACACACGAAACTGACTTTGAAAAAGGCAGCTGGTCTTATGTTGTTTGTGACAGTTTTTTGTAATCCACTACAAAAATCCtgtcttttatatatatacacatatatttatatgtattaaaTACAGAccagtttaaattatttttcaattgaCCACATATTTCTTTAGGCAATAGTTCTG is part of the Balearica regulorum gibbericeps isolate bBalReg1 chromosome 2, bBalReg1.pri, whole genome shotgun sequence genome and encodes:
- the METTL6 gene encoding tRNA N(3)-cytidine methyltransferase METTL6 isoform X3, with protein sequence MFQESTSPNCLNITTTSTEDGAFQKKGHSARILSPEEAERLAKDQVLVSEFKQLKLEKEAQKNWDLFYKRNSTNFFKDRHWTTREFQELKACREFADQKLTILEAGCGVGNCLFPLLEEDLNIFAYACDFSPRAVEYVKKNALYSTERCKVFQCDLTKDDLLENIPADSVDIVTLIFVLSAIHPDKMHLVLKNIYKVLKPGKCVLFRDYGLYDHAMLRFKSGSKLGENFYVRQDGTRSYFFTEGYSWCAR